In one window of Microtus pennsylvanicus isolate mMicPen1 chromosome 2, mMicPen1.hap1, whole genome shotgun sequence DNA:
- the Cdc42ep1 gene encoding cdc42 effector protein 1 → MPGPQGGIGAPTMSLGKMSPVGWVSSSHGKRRLTADMISPPLGDFRHTMHVGRGGDVFGDTSFLSNHGGRSGNTHRSPRSFLARKLQQVRRVGVPPRRMASPASASPAPPAISPIIKNAISLPQLNQATYDSLVVGKLSFDSSPAASTDGRSGYGLDSGFCTISRLPRAEKHSNRDRDCDLGRDHAQDREQNSFPSEPELRRSDSLLSFRFDLDLGPSLLSEMLGVMSLSEAPAAETTAAKPPASAATPAAPIAKPPARAITTPDPVASLAAPAASPPARGHFPNGVTAVLGAVAEVKPSPVGENPQVLPNLAFGRHGASWGASRASRHYTEMDARRELAGVLPQVHSSWESLNEEWSTPSTSDRTPVPSTVQVNSFEFADAEEDDEVKV, encoded by the exons ATGCCTGGCCCCCAGGGGGGCATAGGAGCCCCCACCATGAGCTTGGGCAAGATGTCTCCTGTAGGATGGGTGTCCAGTTCCCACGGAAAGAGACGACTGACAGCAGACATGATCAGCCCCCCACTTGGGGACTTCCGCCACACCATGCACGTGGGCCGTGGTGGGGACGTCTTCGGTGACACTTCCTTCCTCAGCAACCATGGGGGTCGCTCTGGGAACACCCACCGCTCACCCCGAAGTTTTCTGGCCAGGAAGCTCCAGCAGGTGCGCCGGGTGGGGGTGCCTCCTCGAAGGATGGCTTCCCCAGCTTCAGCGTCACCCGCCCCGCCTGCCATCTCCCCCATCATCAAGAATGCCATTTCCCTGCCCCAGCTCAACCAGGCCACCTATGACAGCCTGGTGGTGGGCAAGCTCAGCTTTGACAGTAGTCCTGCCGCCTCTACGGATGGCCGCTCTGGTTAcg GCCTGGATTCTGGGTTCTGCACCATCTCACGCCTGCCACGTGCGGAAAAGCACAGCAACCGAGACCGTGACTGTGACCTCGGCCGCGACCATGCTCAAGACCGAGAGCAAAATTCTTTCCCCTCCGAGCCCGAGCTTCGACGCTCTGACTCCCTTTTGTCTTTCCGTTTTGACCTTGACCTAGGCCCCTCACTCCTCAGCGAGATGCTAGGGGTCATGAGCCTTTCAGAAGCCCCAGCAGCTGAGACCACAGCTGCCAAGCCCCCTGCCTCCGCAGCAACCCCCGCTGCCCCTATTGCAAAACCCCCAGCCCGTGCCATAACCACCCCAGACCCTGTAGCAAGCCTCGCAGCTCCTGCAGCAAGCCCCCCAGCCCGTGGACATTTCCCCAATGGGGTCACTGCTGTGCTGGGCGCTGTGGCTGAAGTAAAGCCCAGCCCGGTGGGAGAGAATCCCCAGGTGCTTCCCAACCTGGCCTTTGGCAGGCACGGAGCCAGCTGGGGTGCCAGCCGGGCCAGCCGCCACTACACCGAGATGGATGCTCGGCGGGAGCTGGCAGGGGTGCTACCTCAAGTCCACAGCTCCTGGGAGAGCCTTAATGAAGAATGGAGTACACCTTCGACCAGTGACAGAACCCCAGTGCCCAGCACGGTGCAGGTCAATTCCTTTGAATTTGCTGACGCTGAGGAAGATGACGAAGTCAAGGTGTGA
- the Lgals2 gene encoding galectin-2, which yields MSEKFEITNLDMKSGMTLKIKGKIHKDVNSFTINLGQEQDKLNLHFNPRFNESTIVFNSRDGGRWGQEQRESNKCFSPGEDVKITVAFHNNEFKVTLPDGHVVTFPNRLGQNHLRYLSMAGLQISSFKLE from the exons ATGTCG GAGAAATTTGAGATCACAAACTTGGACATGAAATCAGGGATGACCCTGAAAATTAAAGGCAAGATCCACAAGGATGTTAACAG CTTCACCATTAACCTGGGCCAGGAGCAAGACAAGCTGAACCTGCATTTTAACCCTCGCTTCAACGAATCCACCATCGTCTTCAACTCTCGTGATGGTGGCAGGTGGGGACAAGAGCAACGAGAAAGTAACAAGTGCTTCAGTCCAGGAGAGGACGTCAAG ATCACTGTGGCCTTCCATAATAATGAGTTCAAGGTGACATTACCTGACGGACACGTGGTGACCTTCCCCAACAGGCTGGGTCAAAACCACCTGCGCTACCTAAGTATGGCCGGGCTCCAAATCTCCTCCTTCAAGCTTGAGTGA